The Syngnathus acus chromosome 11, fSynAcu1.2, whole genome shotgun sequence genome includes the window ACTGCCAAAAACCATATCATGAAGTCCAAAGACATTGAAAGGTGAGACGTAATCTTTTTTTCGACCCAACTCTCATTTACTGTGTCATTTAACTCCAATGTAGACTTTATAACGAAACCCCCTTGACTTACTCTATGCATTCAAATCAATCCTGCTCAATATCAACGGCGTTTCTATCCTGAGCAAAGAATGAATTTAACTATATTATCATGTTCTGGAAAAACAAGCCAAAACACAGTAAGTCATTCTAAAACATGAACACTAAGATGGTACTAACCTAAAAGAAACGGAAAGTaagaatataaaacatttgaatataaGACATCAGAATCATTTTGTAACCCTCTtggtgttgaaaaaaaaaaatatgtaagcTAGATTTTAAAATGTCGACTTTTATTTTAGCTGTTGAGTGTGTTTAGCGAGACAAACGATGCAGATTTGGGCTTACAACCCCCCTTGGTTTCTACAGTATTTCTGTTTGGCAGTTATTCACATTTAGTGGCCGGGTGTTAACCGTATCCTGTGTCATAAAGACGCTTCACGGCaatgtttctgtttttcttgacAGATTAGCACAAGAGTTGAACTTGCCTGCCCTTCCCGAAATGTTATTTGGTGACAACATCCTGCGCATCCAACACAGCGGTGGCTTTGGAATTGAATTCAATGCCATTGACGCCCTGAAGAGAATCAACAACTCTGACGACGCTGTACAAGTGGCTTGTGCTCGACAATGGCAGGAGAGCAGGCAAGATAATGACAACCTTGTACTTCAAATTGCCAAATAGGTGTGAGTGTATATGtctgaatggttgtttgtctatattGGCCCTGAGATGGGTTGGTTCACTCGAGAAAGTGACAGAGGTAGTAACACACTACCTACACAATGTACTGTAATGAAAAAATATCGCTACAGTCTATATTTGTAGAGAGTCGAGAGAAGGAAACaagcatgcgcgtttgactaCTTCTGAAAGTGTGTTTCTTGCCGTTGAAACCTAAAGCAAAACTTGTTGAACAAGAACATGACAGGCAACCAAGAAACAACTGAGTAAAATAGCTTTGGTTTTCCTTCAGACTTGCTTCTGAACACGCTCAAGAGGTGGTGAGACCATACGACTGGACATTCACCACAGATTACCGAGGCACCCTAATAGGAGAAGAAAGGCAGTTAGAGGTGGGTCTCTGGAACACAACAAAGCACCTTCTCTCAAAAAGTGATGTCTCCAAATAACACAAAACCTACAAAGATCAAAGCAGAAGACTAATTGTGAACACGAAAGTGCACACAGGTAAGTAATCCTTACACAAGGTACATTGTTAACCCATGGTCAGGAAGAGGCAAAATGTGAACGAAAACATCATGATTGCCTTTGAGTTCAACCGGCTTAAGTGGAGTTTGGCTGCGGTCAGTCACTCCATCACTTTTTGACAGGATGTCTATATGTTGTGTTCAGACTACTTGTGTGCGATTCTCACACTGATTTCAAGGTGACCGAGACTACAGAAAGAATCAACTTGGAGAAGCTGAGGGCCCGTGAACAGATTGTGTTCTTTGATGAGGTCCTACTGTTTGAGGATGAGCTGCACGATCACGGGGTCTCAACGATAAGTGTTAAAATTGTTAGTGCTGTCTTGATACTTGCTCTTCTACCACGATATCTGCCAGGCGTTTGGGTGCATTAATgatgtttgacattttatttcctgAAATTGCCGCCGCCATTGTGTGTACGCAGAGGGTGATGCCCACCAGTTTCTTCACATTGCTGCGTTTTTTCCTGCGAGTGGACGGTGTGCTGATAAGACTAAATGACACGCGGCTGTACCATGAGGTAAATTTACAAGGAATACGGCTGACTAAGTATACGGCGTATACTCGCTTCTTTTTCAGTCGCTATTgcaagcctatcccagctgacttattctgttgtttttcttttcttttctactATTATCATGATTGAAAGGTTTATCGACAATTGAAGGTTTCTTTTGCTTCCAGGCTGGACAGAAGTACATGTTACGAGAGTTCTGCACAAGGGAAAGTAACATAGCAGAATTAAAGGTAAGCTTTGTACAGTCATGTTGTTCTTATGAAGTGAAGGGAAAGTAACATAGGTAAGCTTTGTGTGGTAATGTAACACTTTCCACATCAGACTTGAGCAGATAACGTGTGGCCTGTGGGCCACATCTCTCCCCTCCAGTCTCttgaagtaccgtattttccgcactattaggcgcacttaaaaacttaaaatttactccaaaaaccacagtgcaccttataatgcagagcgccttatatatggatcaattgatgaatttgttgattcatactggttgtacacagcgctctgccaaaatgtttcagtacattttagtacgactagtaaattaccaggtcgcatcgcttcccagcattacggcaaccgtggtcgacgtacgactagtaaattacaaggtcgcatcgcttcccagcattacggcaaccgtggtcgacgtacgactagtaaattacaaggtcgcatcgcttcccagcattacggcaaccgtggtcacggggcgtcactgaatagctgttgtacccgcaaggatttcatttcaaaataggctgttgcgttaatgttttcgagtacgtttacagatcaatatccaacggaatcataaataagcagcaccaatgtgttaaatcagtctttagtcagttccgatcacttctatgggagagagtttgagaaacgtaattgtttacagggggccgccatgacactttgctgaggctcatgggagtctgcgagctgaggctcatgggactttgcggatggctaatgctataacgatagctgctatacgtaccaggctatttcatttcaaaataggctgctccgttaatgtttcgagtaaatttacggatcgatatggaagggaaacataagtaagcagtaccaatgcgttagatcgaactttagtcagttccgatcacttttataggagatagtttgcgaaacgcgattgtttacagagggctcattggttattggcgagtggatgcataccgcaaccctagtcaacctcagtttgttgcagtatagcttctattttatgtgccttttaatccggtgcgccctatatatgtgaaataatttctaaaataaaaaaattcaatgagggtgcgccttttaatccagtgcgccttattgtgcgaaaaatacggtatagtTGAAATCCAAAACTAATGGTGCTTTCATTGTAAggtttgattgttttgatttgatatttGTGCTGTATTAAGTGACTTATCAAGTGCTGGCCTATTccctcaaaaaaacaaacaaacacataatttaatttattatacaAGTTATATGTGCGAGTAGGACCTGTGACCTACAGTATGTTGATGTGGGCGGCATTCACCCAATGCTGTGGATGGCAACAACAGTTAAAGTTTGCATACTCCACCTttgggtcctgactgttgctCATGCCTATGCACCAAACAGTGTAAAACAATGGTAAGTTTATaacagattttcttttctgcctTTCAGAATGTTCCTACCTCGCTCTACACTGATCCTAATGAAATTGCTCAACATTTAACCTTCAAGTTAAGACAATGTGAGAAGTTGATACTTCCTGAGCAGGAGCATGATGCCATTAATGAAGACCTTAAATGACCACTTTATTCTTCTGTGTTTACTTAAGTAACAGAATGAACTATCTATAAAGTAGAATTGGTAACAAATGACTTattcaaacaataaataatagataCCATTGTGTATAAAGTTGGTCTGTGTATTGATGCTTTCCAATTTAAGTGTTCTATGTGATGGTTGAaatgcagaaagaaaaaaacaaattgataaaaatccatccatccaatgtCTTGTGCTTGTCTGGAGTCGAGATGCGGAGGCagctagtgatgtgcattccagttcttttaggtgaactgaacctttagaatcagttcactcaaaggattcgttcaaacgaatcgttcaatgaatccCCCCCTAATCctacccccacacacacacacacacactgatacgtttttttttgttttttacatccagtggaaatcaaacaatacaactacacaacccccccaaattattatatataataataattggctcgggtaattaacacatttctttctataatacaacacttacacactgatccgttggcaacagtctcacccggtcgtgaacgggaaattgcgtcactgactcgttcgtgaacgggaagttacgtcactgactcgtaaagtccttCCTCCATCTatcgctcgctggcgctgctgattggtcgttcgcgaagattcacgagtgagtgacagacagcattgccgctgtgccattgccagccgacacactttttgccgacattgatgttttaattttgtttttgttggcttgtagttggTGTTATATatcgaatgtgtttgaataaaaggttgaaaaaaaaaaaacccgttatgccgacatttgttatttttgggggcaccaactcatataacaacgtaaaacacatattgtcatataaagctcttaaccaaatgtcagatttttatgttttaataggcgagtacaaaaacaaggaataaaaaactAGATacgttttaacataaatgtttattaaaataaataaataaataaataaattcacgactcgttcgtgaacaggaagttacgtcactgactcgtaaagtccctccatctaacgctcgctggcgctgctgattggtctttACGAgtaagtgagtgagtgacagacagcattgctgctatgctattgccagccgacacaagttatgccgacattgatattttaattttgtatttgttggctagtagttgatggtgttattataccgaatgtgtttatgtttgtgtttgaataaaaggttgaaaagaaaacccgttatgccgacatttgttaattttggggacaccaactcatataacaacgtaaaacacatacatattgtcatataaagcagttaagcaaatgtctgatttttctgtttgttttgaatggcgaatctaaaaacaaggaataaaacaccagacaagttataacataaatgtttattataataataataataaaagtacatttcaaaccagcaatctaatgtggaactgcagtcgatatattggataacaacatttaggcatatatatgcatacacgttatttaaaacctactataagtaaatcgtaaatctacattctggcttccatagtccacgccaggagacgcaacatattcactgactgatccgttgatgcacaagAAGGCATTTCACTCATTGACTccttcgcgaacgggaaagccaggattcgttccctcactgatccgttctcgcggtgaactggaaatgcgaatcactcaggagggggaagaagatttatttaatttatttaaatccgCCGAAATTCAAATCCGTGGGCAGAGTTAACTTGTTTAAAAGGGAGTGGGCAGAAggattatttaatttatttaaatctaTTTTGAGTGCGCACTATTATGTCAATGCGTAACAACTGTAAGTCTACTAAACAAAACAGCGATATGACGTCTGTGACGCGGAAATGACGTCAATGGACGGAACTTCCGCCAAAATTCAAATCCGCGGGCGTGGCTTTCAACAGTTGGAAACCGGCATTGGCGGCGAACGAGACACAGCGGATAGTAACACGACAACTAAcaagagaaatatttttatgttctGCTTGCAACTGGACCGTCTAGTGCGTACACGGTAAATACAactcattgtttttaaaaagaagtaCTTTTGTCGCCCTGAAAAGCGAGTGAGTGTggcgtttgggggggggacgtCGAACTCGGCGTCTGCTTCCAGCCACAGACGCAGAATTTCGACGATTCTTTCTGGTCAACGTTTGTAAATTATTGcgttgattaaaaaagaaaactttatttaactCTACTTTTAACTTTACCGTTTCAGATAAGCGGGTATTACGTCGCAGTCATGTGCCGCGGCAATGCCGTCAATAGGCGGAAATCCCGCCAAGATTCAAATCTGTGGGCGCGGATTGCCGTGAGCGAGACAGCGGATACAAACACGACGATTATCAACagaaatatctttattttctgcttgcaACTGGACCGTCTAGAGCGTACACGGTAAATACAACTCATTGTGTTTAGAGATTTACGTTTGTGTAGTTTGACTAAAGTTGTCGATGTAGCTAGCGTTCACTGTGTAATAGCAATGTGTAGCTGAGTAGCTAACCCTAgctcaggggtggccaaccagtcagagactaagagccacatttttttttactgtgtaccgttgtgcttgatttggttcccccgtgagattttgttccccctgccgcgggagcgcgcacgccttatttggaaagcgaaaaaccgatgtcgtacggcgtcagcactacgttgttttcaataaaaacatgaagaactcacgtttgcgtcagtcaattttaattttcataaaggattattctcatttgatgtctttaaattcatccgcgttgtgccattgaagcggggtgcattcaaagaccagtcgtacagtcggaacactcattcacttcaccaaaaagcaacaatataattaagtgagctctttgcataaatcTCGATGCAagagaaactcctctttttgggtacaggctacaaggagtatatattacaaatacttaattgtgatcatcattcatccatccatccatccattttattcctcaggtattttcaaagcaaattaatattgttgcatttattaatttgctttaaaatgacagcgcaatataattaaaagctgacactatagcaatgtcaaacgtgttcatttaagaaaaagccacacacgttttgtgatcaaatctttcataacgagaatgatttgagtgaattgatttgaatgaataattgagaagagatttcagttctgaaggctccttttgtcccaagcaaagtgacagatggtggggagaggggataaaaattgtaacaggaattctataaaaatgtcaagccgtgaggatatgtccccccccccccccccttattttgagaacggtgagtgctggactccagatgttttttttctgtcttcctgggggtctgttcaggttgtgtgaaaaatttgaacaggttccctcattcctaggccaaattacaggggggggggggacacatcctcacagctgcccggTGAGgatatgcccccccccccccttattttgagaacggtgagtgctggactccagcgtTTTTTCACTCACCGTCACTCACCGTTCTAAAAATAAGGGGgagggaacatatcctcacggggcagctgtgaggatttgttccagccctgtaatttggcctaggaatgatggaacctgttcaaaattctcacacaacctgaacagacccccaggaagacagaaaaaaaaaacagctgcagtccagcactcaccattctcaaaataaaggggggtgggggtgggggggacatatcctcacggcttgacatttttatagagttccttacaatttttatcccccctccccaccatctgtcactttgcttgggacaaaaggagccttcagaactgaaatctcttctcaattattcattcaaatcaattcactcaaatcattctcgttatgaaagatttgatcacaaaacgtgtgtggctttttcttaaatgaacacgtttgacattgctagtgtcagcttttaattatattgcgctgtcattttaaagcaaattaataaatgcaacaatattaatttgctttgaaaatacctgaggaataaaatggatggatggatggatgaatgatgatcacaattaagtatttgtaatatatactccttgtagcctgtacccaaaaagaggagtttctttgcatcgaggtttatgcaaagagatcacttaattatattgttgctttttggtgaagggaatgagtgttccgactgtacgactggtctttgaatgcaccccgcttcaatggcacaacgcggatgaatttaaagacatcaaatgagaataatcctttatgaaaattaaaattgactgacgcaaacgtgaggtcttcatgtttttattgaaaacaacgtagtgct containing:
- the tiprl gene encoding TIP41-like protein, whose protein sequence is MISHGFKSSKKDFTFGPWKVTTAKNHIMKSKDIERLAQELNLPALPEMLFGDNILRIQHSGGFGIEFNAIDALKRINNSDDAVQVACARQWQESRLASEHAQEVVRPYDWTFTTDYRGTLIGEERQLEVTETTERINLEKLRAREQIVFFDEVLLFEDELHDHGVSTISVKIRVMPTSFFTLLRFFLRVDGVLIRLNDTRLYHEAGQKYMLREFCTRESNIAELKNVPTSLYTDPNEIAQHLTFKLRQCEKLILPEQEHDAINEDLK